In the Acanthopagrus latus isolate v.2019 chromosome 23, fAcaLat1.1, whole genome shotgun sequence genome, one interval contains:
- the LOC119014669 gene encoding E3 ubiquitin-protein ligase TRIM58-like, with translation MTMAEAAAPDLFSEQELTCSICLDLFDEPVSTPCGHNFCQACIGGYWASSPVCTCPLCKRQFEERPRLSVNKVFALIADKYKVARYGAAGLSAPVRNGETASLTGAVTTGTDPGSTNPFVTASGEEVVWCDVCTGVKQPAVSSCLTCTAAYCAEHVKPHETTPFYAKHPLMDPQEALRGRTCTAHRRLLEVYCRTCQRCICAICVLEEHRTHKTVSVQTERLSKQKQVARTEQEVLNRIKEREIHVTQLKRKLDSVKTYADGERGEVEQLLDQVSSSLDRIRSQVVGGIENQLDAVMSKGEGLVTRLEEELSLLTDRRATLELQAISQDHIGFLQSYEEATAPLAEDQQNEMDDDEEFSLHFQLGEVKSALSEVKDKMDDIRMGEVRSRGSRGSFSSGDLMAAESMMSLRASSASLRKSQWSLRDLKRNKQVTGHKKARVYMEDVVLNPVTAYPFLILSEDRKQVKRGEKLQFYRNSQQRFDVWSCVIAKEGFSTGRHYWEVFVGESKDWKLGVVSESAQRKGLFDMSPPNGYYALWWSSSHLRALTAPPLTKVKSPLKLRQVGVFLDMDEGQVSFYNVKSGSEIYSFTGTSEFTERMFPLLGTADKEVPLVLMTTQHQLA, from the exons atgacGATGGCGGAGGCAGCGGCTCCGGATCTGTTCTCAGAGCAGGAGTTAACCTGCTCCATCTGCCTGGATCTGTTCGACGAGCCCGTCTCCACACCCTGCGGACACAACTTCTGCCAG gccTGTATCGGGGGTTACTGGGCGTCCAGTCCTGTCTGCACGTGTCCTCTGTGTAAGCGTCAGTTTGAGGAACGTCCTCGTCTCAGCGTCAACAAAGTCTTCGCTCTGATAGCAGATAAATATAAAGTGGCTCGTTATGGCGCTGCTGGGTTATCAGCGCCGGTCAGGAACGGCGAGACGGCATCGCTGACTGGCGCCGTGACGACGGGCACAGACCCGGGCAGCACCAACCCATTTGTGACGGCATCCGGTGAGGAGGTGGTGTGGTGTGACGTGTGCACAGGTGTGAAGCAGCCGGCCGTCAGCTCCTGTCTCACCTGCACCGCCGCCTACTGCGCCGAGCACGTGAAGCCACATGAGACCACGCCCTTCTACGCCAAACACCCGCTGATGGACCCCCAGGAGGCCCTCAGGGGCCGGACCTGCACCGCACACCGCCGCCTGCTggag GTGTACTGTCGGACATGTCAGCGCTGCATCTGTGCCATCTGTGTCCTGGAGGAACACCGAACACACAAAACCGTCTCAGTCCAAACTGAGCGGCTCAGCAAACAG AAACAGGTAGCGAGGACGGAGCAGGAGGTCCTGAACCGGATcaaggagagagagattcaCGTGACTCAGCTGAAGAGGAAACTGGACAGCGTCAAA ACCTACGCAGACGGAGAGCGAggtgaggtggagcagctccTGGACCAGGTGTCCAGCTCGTTGGACAGGATCCGGTCTCAGGTGGTGGGCGGGATCGAGAACCAGCTGGACGCAGTGATGTCAAAGGGGGAGGGGCTTGTGACCCGTCTGGAGGAGGAGCTTAgcctgctgacagacaggagggccACGTTGGAGCTCCAGGCTATCAGTCAGGATCACATCGGCTTCCTGCAG AGTTATGAGGAGGCCACAGCTCCTCTGGCGGAGGATCAGCAGAACGAGATGGACGACGACGAGGAGTTCTCCCTCCACTTCCAGCTGGGGGAGGTGAAGAGTGCTCTGTCCGAGGTGAAGGACAAGATGGACGACATCAGGATGGGGGAGGTCCGGTCCCGAGGGTCCAGAGGCTCCT TCTCGTCTGGTGACCTGATGGCGGCAGAGAGCATGATGAGTCTGAGGGCGAGCAGCGCCAGTCTGAGGAAGAGTCAGTGGTCTCTGAGAG ATCTGAAGAGGAACAAACAGGTCACAGGACACAAGAAGGCCCGGGTCTACATGG AGGATGTGGTTCTGAACCCGGTGACGGCGTATCCGTTCCTGATCCTGTCTGAGGACCGGAAgcaggtgaagagaggagagaagctgcagttCTACAGAAACAGTCAGCAGCGCTTCGACGTCTGGTCCTGCGTCATCGCTAAAGAGGGCTTCAGCACCGGGAGACACTACTGGGAG GTGTTTGTTGGAGAGAGTAAGGACTGGAAGCTGGGCGTGGTCAGTGAGTCGGCTCAGAGGAAAGGACTGTTCGACATGAGCCCCCCCAACGGATACTACGCCCTCTGGTGGAGCAGCAGCCACCTGCGGGCGCTCACAGCCCCACCTCTGACCAAG GTGAAGAGTCCTCTGAAGCTGCGTCAGGTGGGCGTGTTCCTGGACATGGACGAAGGTCAGGTGTCCTTCTATAACGTGAAGTCGGGCTCGGAGATCTACAGCTTCACTGGAACCTCTGAGTTCACAGAGAGGATGTTTCCTCTGCTCGGCACCGCAGACAAAGAGGTCCCGCTGGTCCTCATGACCACCCAGCATCAGCTGGCCTGA